DNA sequence from the Moorena sp. SIOASIH genome:
TCAAAACCAAGGGATTCTGGCTCCGGGAGAGAATATTCTAGGAGCTAAACCCGGAGGTGGTACACTCAGACTCAGTGGCACGAGCTTTGCCACCCCCATTGTTAGTGGAGTTGCGGCACTTTTGCTCAGTCTGCAACGGCAACGGGGTGAAGAACCTGACCCCCAAAAAGTTCGTACTGCCTTGCTAAAAACAGCCCTACCCTGTAACCTACCGGAAAACGATCAGCGTCCTCGTTGTTTGGTGGGTGAGGTTAATATTGCTGGGGCGTTTACTGATTTAACAGGAGAAACCATGTCTGAATCTGAAGAACTCTCAACCGTTGAAGCATCGGGCTGTGGCTGTGACGGAACACCAGAAACTAGCCCCCAACTGGCACTCAGTGCTGAGGTAACTTCAGCCGTTGTACCCACAGAAGCTCAACCTGCCGTTGCGGCCTCCTCAACTGAGACAGCGGTAGCCCCTGCCCAACCAGCTGAAGTCTCTGTCACTGCTTCTGAACCTCAGTCTACACAAGCCCCGGTCACCCCGACCTCTATATCAACTTCATCTGTATCCACATCAAATCACGAGATCTCTGGAATGTCCAACACTACTGCAAATGCAATTACCCCCAGCCAGCCCGTTCAAGCCAGTGGTGGCGATATAATTTATGTGATCGGAACCCTAGGTTACGACTTTGGCACCGAAGCACGGCGCGACTCCTTCAAACAGTTGATGCCACCTTATGAGATTGAAGGCACTCAGGTGCCAGCAAATCCCTATGATGCCCGTCAGATGGTGGACTATCTGGAGGCAAATCTCTCGGAAGCCAAGTCCTTAATTTGGACGCTGAATATGGAGTTGACTCCGATTTACGCCCTCGAACCTTCGGGGTCCTTTGCCAGAGATGTGTATGCTGCATTTCAGGAATTGCTCTCTGGGGAAGTACAAGCAGAAGATTCTGAGGGATACATTGAACGGGTCAGTATTCCTGGACGGTTAACGGGACGAACGGTAAAACTGTTCTCTGGGCAAGTTGTTCCAGTGGTTGAACCGGTAAGTCCTCGTGGCATCTACGGTTGGAGGGTGAATACGCTGGTTTCTTCTGCTTTGGAAGCGGTACGGGGTCAGCAGGCAGAGGCAGATGATGAGCAAATGCGGAAAAGCCTCAGCAGTTTCCTCAACCGGGTTTACTATGATCTGCGTAACTTAGGACAAACGTCTCAAGACCGGGCGCTGAATTTTGCGGCAACAAACGCTTTCCAAGCAGCTCAAACTTTCTCTGAAGCAGTAGCAGCTGGCATGGAATTAGATAGTATTGTAGTGCAGCGCAGTCCTTTCTGTCGGATGGATAGTGATTGTTGGGATGTGCAGTTAAAGTTCTTTGACCCAGAAAACAACCGTCGTGCCAAGAAAGTCTTCCGCTTTACCATTGATGTTAGCGATTTAATTCCTGTGACTTTAGGCGAAGTTCGCTCTTGGTCTTCTCCTTATTAAGGACCTATGAAATCGAGATAAGGAAACTTTTTGATTTCCTTATCTATAGTGCAGGGAATAGGGAATAGGGAATAGGGAATAGGGAATAGGGAATAGGGAATAGGGAGCAGGGGGTAATAATTGACGAAAACAGTATTATAAAAATACTAATCCTGGGCTGAAATCTTGCACCAGTACAAAAAAAACTTAATAACGGAAGCGATAACAATCAATTTCAGTACTGAAAGCGATGCAGTCGGTAAAACGGGGTTTCTCCCACTCGCCCTTTGCATCAAGAGAGAGTTGTGTCCTAGACAATAATTTTCCTGACATAGTTGACATTTCCCGACATTTTCTTTGATGATGTAAGTGTAACAACCAAGGCACGCGCTAATGAATGGATCAGTCAACTATGTCCCTCCAAGGGTCGCTGCCGCTAGACTTGGGGTCAGTACTAAAACACTCGAAAGATGGCTCAATGAAGGCAAGATACAAGGTATCAGAACCCCTGGAGGTCAAAGACGATACGACCTGGACTCGGTCGTCTCTATTCCTTGCACAAAAACAAGAACAGACAACAGGGCGACAATTCTATATGCAAGAGTTTCAAGTCGCTCTCAAAAAAATGACCTTGAGCAACAAGTACAGTTTCTTAAGTCTCGTTACCCAGACGCAGAAATCATTCGAGATATTGGAAGTGGACTCAACTTCAGAAGAAAAGGTCTTCGTACCTTACTGGACAGAGTTCTCGACGGTACTTGCAAATATATTGTCGTTGCCCACAAAGATAGGCTTTGCCGTTTTGGGTTCGATCTTGTCTCATGGTTGTGCTCTAAATTCCAAACTAAAATACTGGTTCTCGACGAAAAGAACCTCAGCCCAGAACAGGAGATGGTTGAAGATGTTCTGGCAGTCATCCACGTCTTCAGTTGCCGATTGTACGGACTTAGGAAGTACAAGCAAAAGATTATTAAAGACTGTGAGTTACCAAGTTTACCCAAGCAAAGAACTTGAGGATATTTGGAAGAAATGGATTGCCGCTGTTCGTCAGGTGTATAACATTTCTATTGAACAATTAAACAAAAACCAAGGTTATACAAAAGTAGGAAAAAAAGGGGGAAAATATGGTTTTAGAACTTGGTTAAAACAATCGGGACTTATCCCACAATGGTGTAAAGACCTAAATGTCTCCAAAATTCTAGACAACGCTTCCATGGAAGCTTATCGCGCTTGGAAGGAAACGGCTAAACAGCCTAAATTTGTGGGAAAAGGGAAGAAACGCAAACCATTACCACAAGCTGGTCTAAAGATAGCTAAATTTCGCAGTGTACGCGATCATAAACAGACAATCCAGTTTGATCCTACGGCTTACAAGGCTGGCAGATGGATGGTTTCTACGACCAAGCATTTACCAAAACCCGAATTCAAAGGTCATGACTTCTGTATACTTACCGATGGTGCTACAGAACTTACTTATAACAAGGGTCGGTGGTTTGCGCACTTTCCTGTAGAATTTGACATTGAGCCTACTGAAACTAAAAAAGTGATAGCTCTAGACCCCGGAGTCAGAACCTTCATGACTGGTTTTGACGGTACTGAATTCCTGGAGTTTGGCGACAACGATTTTCAGCGAATAGCTAAACTTTGTTCGCATTTAGATAAATTAAAAAGTAAGCATGATAAATCGAAAGGACATATATACAAACATCGTCGATACAAGTTAAAAGCAGCGATGGAAAAGCTTAGGACTAGGATTAAAAATATTAGAGCTGAACTACACAAACAAGTAGCTTCCTATTTAGCAAGGAACTACGATGTGATTGTTTTACCAACTTTTAACACATCACAAATGGTTCCACGAAAGAAGCGAAAGTTAAAGACCAAAACAGCTAGAGCGATGATGAACTGGGCATTTTATCAGTTCTCTCAAATATTGGAACACTTGTGTAACCGTTATGGTTCCAAGTTAGTGAGAATAACTGAAGAATACACATCTAAAACTTGCACAAAATGTGGCCATATTCATAGAAAACTTGGTAGTTCTAAGAATTTTAAGTGTCCACATTGCGGTTATGAGATCCCCAGAGATTTTAATGGAGCCGTCGGGATTTTCCTGTTCGCGTAGCGTCGGCTTTGCCGAAAGGCGATGTGGGAGTGCGGCTCGTTCCTAGGAGGAACCTCCTGAAACAGGAGAGGTATGACTAGGGGGATTCGCGAGGTCAGACCTCAAAAAATCCTAACTGTCCTTCGGATGATGGTGAAAACCCATCCCTTGAGAAAGCAAGTGACTCCTTATCTTGGCCACACCGAGCAGGCGGCAACCTCGCAGAGTGAAGCTGGCACCAGGGCGGAATTAGAGGTGAAGCAGATTAGCCACACTACCGCGCTTTAGGGAGACGACATGGGTAACAGTAGCAAAAATCCTGAAAAAGTGTCTAATCGCCCTACCACAATCTGAAAAACAATGTGAGAATGCATCCTCTAATCCTCACAGAACAATTCCCACGGTATCTGTAACTTTCGAGGAGAGGATAGGCAAAATGGATTGCCCTAAATCGTCAAAACAATCTGATAGACGGAACGAGTAAAAACGACAGCATAAATAGGTCTGAGGAAATAGTCGAATCCTCGGTAAGTTATGCCAAACCTAATCCCTACTGTCGGGTAAGATGTAGCCGGAAACTGGCTACGGGTATCAAGATAAACAAATCCTAACAGAGTATGGGTAGACACATGTCTAATAGATATAGTGACCTCTGGAAAAGTCAAAAGTGGAAAAAACTCTGCCGGAACCTTTTTCGCCTGCAAAGAAGAGTTTATAAAGCAGTTCAAGCTGGAGACCTGAGGAAAGCTCGGTCACTTCAGAAACTGATATTGAAATCCCGTTCTGCCCAACTTTTGGCCATCCGTCAAGTGACTCAGCTCAACACCGGAAAAAGAACCGCCGGAGTAGACGGGAAATCACACCTAACCTACAAAGAAAGATTTGAGGTACTTAAAAAGCTAGTATCTAGTGCGGAAAACTGGACGCACCTCGGCCTAAGGGAAATCCCCATAGCCAAGAAAAACGGAGGTACAAGAATGCTGAAAGTACCAACAATCCGAGATAGAGCATGGCAATGTCTCGCAAAATTCGCTCTCGAACCTGCCCACGAAGCAACGTTCAGTGCCTATAGTTATGGATTCAGAACAGGTAGGTGTGCCCAAGACGCACAAAAACTACTGTTTTTAAACCTGAATTCAAAACAAAAAGGCATCAAGAAAAGAATAATAGAAGTAGACATAAAGAAGTGTTTTGACCGCATATCCCACAGCTCAATTATGGATAGATTGCTAGCACCTGCGGGTCTGAAAACAGGGATATTCAGATGTCTAAAAGCAGGCATCAATCCGGAATTCCCAGAGCAAGGAACACCCCAAGGAGGTGTAGTCAGCCCACTTCTAGCCAATATCGCACTAGATGGAATAGAGGAAATAAACCCTAGAAACAGATGTATAAGATACGCTGATGATATGGTAGTAATCCTCAAGCCTAAAGATAACGCAGAAAAAATCCTAGAGAAAATTAAAACCTTTCTCGCAGACCGGGGAATGGAAATCAGTGAAGAAAAGACCAAGATAACCAATACGACAGACGGATTTGACTTCCTGGGGTGGAACTTCCGCGTCCAGAAAAACGGAAAATTCCGATGCATTCCCTCAGTGGATAACCATCGGAATATACGAAAGAAGATTAAAACCGTGGTAAACAGCTCGAATTATGGAGCCGAAGAAAAAGCAAAAAGATTAGCGCCAATCGTTCGTGGATGGAGGAATTACCACAAAAGCTGTTATATGAACAGTTCTAGAGATAGTTTATGGTTTATAAATAAAACCGCAAATCGTAAATTCCGAAAGGAAAAGAAAGTGAACCGGTACAGAGCCAATGAACTATGCAAGAAAGGTTTTCCAGCTGTAGGGTATGAACAAAATCAACACGTAAATGTCAGGGGCACAAAGTCCCCATATGATGGGGACATAGTCTACTGGAGCAAAAGAAACTCCAAATTATACGACAACGCTACATCCAGAGCTTTGAAACGACAAAACCATTCCTGTGGACATTGTGGATTGAGATTCGTAAATGATGAACGGATTCATCTCCATCACATAGACGGTAATCATAGCAACCAAAAGGAGAACAACCTTATGGCAGTTCACCAAAGTTGCCACCAACAAATACACTGGAGCCAAAAAAATACTTAGGAGCCGTGTGAGGGGAAACTTTCACGCACGGTTTTGAAGCGGAGGTGCCCTGGGTAATACCAGGCATCGACCGTAATTAACACCTTCCTCAATGCAGTTGGGGATGTAGTACTCAGCTTTTCTGACTCGGAAGATATCCCAGATCTTGAAGATGTCACGATTTGTCCGGGTTAAAAGTATCAGTAAAATCTTAATCGCTGTTCCCTGTTCTCCGTTCCCTGTTCCCTACTTTTACAGATAAATTTTAAACTTGGGGCAAGATCGGAGTTTAAAATTGATCGGTTTCCCGTGGTCCGGTGGCACCGCCTTGATTGAGGAATAAGTTACCGGTTGCATCGTTTTGATAGATACAGCGAATTTCTGGTGTACCTTCAAGCACACCAGTGAAACCAAAAGTATTCATCCGATTTTTGCATTCCCTTACCTGTTCCGATGAGATCAGCCTCCTCTGTTCTAGAATTGACCAGTTATTCCGACGTAAAACACACCCAGGTCGCATCTTGGGCTGGGTCACATACACATTAAAGGGATTGAGAGTCACGAAAACTTGCATATCCGTCACCATCGCACTGGCACCATACTGAATACAAAGCTCTGGGTTTGGTGCGCTGCGGTCAATCACTTCACGGGAGGCAACATTTTCTGGGTTGAGAGTGGCACCAGAGCTAAAAGCAATACCAACCCCAAGTCCCAAGACAAAAACCCCACCAAGAATCGCTAAGGTTGTGTAATTAAGTTCAGGTATCCCATTAGAACTGTTGGATTCACGTTTCATTGGATTGAATTAACGTAATTAACGTTTAGAATTTTCTGGGTCAAGATTTGCTGGGAGTAGTTGCTACTTGCCCCCTTCTTTCAGTATGCCAGGTACGCCAAGATTAATCCGGAGATGGGGAGATGGGGAGCTGGGGAGCTGGGGAGCTGGGGAGCTGGGGAGCTGGGGAGATGGGAAACATTCACTTTATAGGGACAGTAAATTCTTGTCTTACCCCGACTCCCGATTCCCGATTGCCGACTCCCGATTCCCGACTCCCGACTCCCGCTTACCAATTGCTGCTTTCAACAATACATCTGCTCCAAATCGCACAGCATCGGTACAAGGTAGGCCAGTATCTGTTTGTACCTGTTCAATTGCCGACCGGGCAGCTTGATCATCCAAGTGGCCAGTATTAAGTGCGATCGCAATCACCTTCACCTGACCAAATGCCCCACCAGCACTAGCAACGGTCTCGTAAAGCTCAATCACTTTGGGTAATGGGGGAATCGGCACATGGTCATGATTACGAACAGACTTCTGTCCGGCTCGATGCACCAATAGTAATCCCGTGGGCTGAGTTCCTCGAATTAGCGGTAGGGTAGCTGTGGAACCAGGATGCAACAGGGAACCCTGCCCTTCTACGATCAATAAGTCGTGGTCATTACCATAGCGCAGTACCATTTGTTCCACAGCACCAGCCGCAAAGTCTACCCGAATCCCATCCAAGGGAATGCCATCCCCAGAAATCATAATTCCAGCTTGACCAGTGGCTAGGAACTTCGATGGTATGCCCTGACGTTGGGCGCACAAATATAACTCCAGAGCTGCTGACATTTTGCCCACAGCCATATCTGTACCCACTGTCAAGATGCGCCGACAAGGTAGCGATCGCGCTTGAGCACTTGCTATTCCTAATCCCTTCGGTTCCCGACGAATATCCCAAATTACCTGATCGTCTTGGAGTAATTGCTGTAACTCTGGGTCAGATGCCATGGGAGTATGCAAACCATTGATAACCGATAACCCTGCCCCTACCCCTACTTTCACCTCCTGCGACCAAGGCTCTGGTAATGCTCCCCCAGATGGCGCAATACCAATGGCTAGGATATCCGGTTGATAAGCTAGGGCAGCGGACACGGAATCTACAATCGGGACATTAACCTTAATTCCAGTTAATTGAGACAAAGACTTCCCAGCACACTGCTGGTCAATCACCACCACAATCTCAGTTGGGCAATACCGTAACAGAGTCAGTCCGGTTTTGCCTTTTGAACTAAGAATCCCTTCATGGAGTAGAATCGCAATACGCCGATTAGTGGTTAAATTCACGGCGTTTCACCCCCAGTCCTGGTAAATTATTCGGTATCAAATGCCCATTTTGTAGGGTTGCCCCTGTGAAGGGGTCATCTACTAGGTTTAAGTGGCTGTCTAAATCGATATAATCTGCCAGTGGTGAGAGATGAGAAGCTGCTGTATTCGCCAGAGTACTGTCAGAATAGCAACCAAACATGACCTGCAATCCACAAGCTCTTGCCGTATGCACCATCCGTATTGCCTCAGTTAAACCACCGGATTTCATTAGTTTGATGTTAATACCATGGACACAGTTTGCCAACGGCGGAATATCTTGGCTAGTCTTGCAACTTTCATCCACAAAAATTGGTAAAGGGGATTGCTTATACAACTGGGGTAAATCAACCTCTTTTCCAGGAGCGAGGGGTTGTTCCACATGCCTCACTCCCTGACTCGCCAGCCAGTTACACATCTCTACCCCTTCCTCCAAACTCCAACCCCCATTGGCATCTACACTCAACTCGGCTTCTGGTGCCTCATCTCGGATAGCCAGAATCATCTGTTGATCTGCAGCAATCCCCTTAGGTGAACCTAATTTAATTTTCAGTACATGAGCACCAGTAATGGGAATCCATTCCTGCACCCGTTGCCTCGCCTTTTCTGGGTCACTAATGCCTACCGTAGCCGAAATTGGCACAATTCGGCGGCGGTTCAATCCCCACAGCCGCCAGAGGGGCAATCCCACCCGCTTCCCTAGCCAGTCATGTATTGCCAAATCAATGGACGCCCAAGCCGCTGATGGCATTTGTACCTCCTGCAACACCCGTTCAATTTGTTGGTGTTCCCAAGGACTAAATGCCTCCAGCATCGGGATAACCACCTCTAGGGCTTCTAGCATAATCTCAGTGGTTTGCTTATGGGGGGTGGGGGGCAGGAAACTCTCTGTGCCTAGATCTGACGAGCTACTGCTGAGGCTAGTTGCCTTTCCTAGGG
Encoded proteins:
- a CDS encoding PatA/PatG family cyanobactin maturation protease; this translates as MSEIAKIPGIQGLWEKTKGDSQVVVAVLDGVVDQAHPCFDGARLKRLPTLVQGEAHPRGRMSSHGTHVASLILGQHGSPVQGIAPNCQGLVIPVFADEGRRLSQLDLSRAIEQAVNAGAHIINISGGQLTDYGEAEDWLQQAVRLCRDNNVLIVAAAGNDGCECLHVPAALPAVLAVGATDGQGQPLELSNWGQTYQNQGILAPGENILGAKPGGGTLRLSGTSFATPIVSGVAALLLSLQRQRGEEPDPQKVRTALLKTALPCNLPENDQRPRCLVGEVNIAGAFTDLTGETMSESEELSTVEASGCGCDGTPETSPQLALSAEVTSAVVPTEAQPAVAASSTETAVAPAQPAEVSVTASEPQSTQAPVTPTSISTSSVSTSNHEISGMSNTTANAITPSQPVQASGGDIIYVIGTLGYDFGTEARRDSFKQLMPPYEIEGTQVPANPYDARQMVDYLEANLSEAKSLIWTLNMELTPIYALEPSGSFARDVYAAFQELLSGEVQAEDSEGYIERVSIPGRLTGRTVKLFSGQVVPVVEPVSPRGIYGWRVNTLVSSALEAVRGQQAEADDEQMRKSLSSFLNRVYYDLRNLGQTSQDRALNFAATNAFQAAQTFSEAVAAGMELDSIVVQRSPFCRMDSDCWDVQLKFFDPENNRRAKKVFRFTIDVSDLIPVTLGEVRSWSSPY
- a CDS encoding IS607 family transposase, yielding MNGSVNYVPPRVAAARLGVSTKTLERWLNEGKIQGIRTPGGQRRYDLDSVVSIPCTKTRTDNRATILYARVSSRSQKNDLEQQVQFLKSRYPDAEIIRDIGSGLNFRRKGLRTLLDRVLDGTCKYIVVAHKDRLCRFGFDLVSWLCSKFQTKILVLDEKNLSPEQEMVEDVLAVIHVFSCRLYGLRKYKQKIIKDCELPSLPKQRT
- a CDS encoding transposase yields the protein MFWQSSTSSVADCTDLGSTSKRLLKTVSYQVYPSKELEDIWKKWIAAVRQVYNISIEQLNKNQGYTKVGKKGGKYGFRTWLKQSGLIPQWCKDLNVSKILDNASMEAYRAWKETAKQPKFVGKGKKRKPLPQAGLKIAKFRSVRDHKQTIQFDPTAYKAGRWMVSTTKHLPKPEFKGHDFCILTDGATELTYNKGRWFAHFPVEFDIEPTETKKVIALDPGVRTFMTGFDGTEFLEFGDNDFQRIAKLCSHLDKLKSKHDKSKGHIYKHRRYKLKAAMEKLRTRIKNIRAELHKQVASYLARNYDVIVLPTFNTSQMVPRKKRKLKTKTARAMMNWAFYQFSQILEHLCNRYGSKLVRITEEYTSKTCTKCGHIHRKLGSSKNFKCPHCGYEIPRDFNGAVGIFLFA
- a CDS encoding reverse transcriptase domain-containing protein, encoding MSNRYSDLWKSQKWKKLCRNLFRLQRRVYKAVQAGDLRKARSLQKLILKSRSAQLLAIRQVTQLNTGKRTAGVDGKSHLTYKERFEVLKKLVSSAENWTHLGLREIPIAKKNGGTRMLKVPTIRDRAWQCLAKFALEPAHEATFSAYSYGFRTGRCAQDAQKLLFLNLNSKQKGIKKRIIEVDIKKCFDRISHSSIMDRLLAPAGLKTGIFRCLKAGINPEFPEQGTPQGGVVSPLLANIALDGIEEINPRNRCIRYADDMVVILKPKDNAEKILEKIKTFLADRGMEISEEKTKITNTTDGFDFLGWNFRVQKNGKFRCIPSVDNHRNIRKKIKTVVNSSNYGAEEKAKRLAPIVRGWRNYHKSCYMNSSRDSLWFINKTANRKFRKEKKVNRYRANELCKKGFPAVGYEQNQHVNVRGTKSPYDGDIVYWSKRNSKLYDNATSRALKRQNHSCGHCGLRFVNDERIHLHHIDGNHSNQKENNLMAVHQSCHQQIHWSQKNT
- a CDS encoding DUF3172 domain-containing protein, producing MKRESNSSNGIPELNYTTLAILGGVFVLGLGVGIAFSSGATLNPENVASREVIDRSAPNPELCIQYGASAMVTDMQVFVTLNPFNVYVTQPKMRPGCVLRRNNWSILEQRRLISSEQVRECKNRMNTFGFTGVLEGTPEIRCIYQNDATGNLFLNQGGATGPRETDQF
- a CDS encoding DUF1611 domain-containing protein; this encodes MNLTTNRRIAILLHEGILSSKGKTGLTLLRYCPTEIVVVIDQQCAGKSLSQLTGIKVNVPIVDSVSAALAYQPDILAIGIAPSGGALPEPWSQEVKVGVGAGLSVINGLHTPMASDPELQQLLQDDQVIWDIRREPKGLGIASAQARSLPCRRILTVGTDMAVGKMSAALELYLCAQRQGIPSKFLATGQAGIMISGDGIPLDGIRVDFAAGAVEQMVLRYGNDHDLLIVEGQGSLLHPGSTATLPLIRGTQPTGLLLVHRAGQKSVRNHDHVPIPPLPKVIELYETVASAGGAFGQVKVIAIALNTGHLDDQAARSAIEQVQTDTGLPCTDAVRFGADVLLKAAIGKRESGVGNRESAIGNRESG
- a CDS encoding dipeptide epimerase; the protein is MRIGVETFTVHKRFPLTISRGTTSETTNVWVRIEQEGIEAWGEGSPFSLGKATSLSSSSSDLGTESFLPPTPHKQTTEIMLEALEVVIPMLEAFSPWEHQQIERVLQEVQMPSAAWASIDLAIHDWLGKRVGLPLWRLWGLNRRRIVPISATVGISDPEKARQRVQEWIPITGAHVLKIKLGSPKGIAADQQMILAIRDEAPEAELSVDANGGWSLEEGVEMCNWLASQGVRHVEQPLAPGKEVDLPQLYKQSPLPIFVDESCKTSQDIPPLANCVHGINIKLMKSGGLTEAIRMVHTARACGLQVMFGCYSDSTLANTAASHLSPLADYIDLDSHLNLVDDPFTGATLQNGHLIPNNLPGLGVKRREFNH